The following proteins are encoded in a genomic region of Paenibacillus sp. FSL H3-0469:
- a CDS encoding response regulator transcription factor yields the protein MYKVFIVDDEPFILSGLQDILNWEELGLTIVGQAENGQEALGQLRENPADILITDISMPVMTGLELIRAVREFRPDMKVVVLSGFDEFMYVKEGLSLGIENYLLKPINLEEFQQTLETIVEKLNVSRQDMQWWEYTNSVLKDNVLLRWLRGQIDPQERSERLNLIGLPLSSRYVQVALLQVESATEDFRKRVADRIGAEASFFMFWDSDNDLVLIHNYEEASAGAAEMAFMLEEINGLCTGGEKLRSAVGSPVYGVDAAPASYEQAKQAQEFLEIHPERSSIYYEQLRDRKEDLGSVLPADWSDYAKLIMSKNVAGLSEQLELYFAAPSMDGLTPAMLEEISLEWILFFRVLIKDIRSETERECIAEGLTAIRRANSLPALSAALRQTSAGIIGLLDRELKSPVVNQVLNYIAKSYSEDLSLKKLGFMFNIHPVYLGQLFHKTTGESFAEYMNRYRIDKAKEQLRSTNLKVHEIARNVGYWEMGYFYKQFKKYVGISPTEFKGLL from the coding sequence ATGTATAAGGTGTTTATTGTGGATGATGAGCCGTTCATTCTGAGCGGATTGCAGGATATTCTCAATTGGGAGGAACTGGGCCTCACGATTGTTGGGCAGGCCGAGAACGGGCAGGAGGCACTGGGGCAGCTGCGGGAGAATCCCGCCGATATTCTGATTACCGATATCTCCATGCCGGTGATGACCGGTCTTGAGCTGATCCGCGCCGTCCGGGAATTTCGCCCGGACATGAAGGTGGTGGTGCTGAGCGGCTTCGATGAATTCATGTATGTGAAGGAAGGCCTGTCGCTCGGAATCGAGAATTATCTGCTGAAGCCGATTAATCTGGAGGAATTCCAGCAGACGCTGGAGACGATTGTGGAGAAGCTGAATGTCTCCAGGCAGGATATGCAGTGGTGGGAATATACGAATTCCGTGCTGAAGGATAATGTGCTGCTGCGCTGGCTGCGGGGGCAGATTGATCCGCAGGAGCGCTCCGAACGGCTGAATCTGATCGGTCTGCCGCTCAGCAGCCGTTATGTGCAGGTTGCGCTCCTGCAGGTAGAGTCTGCAACGGAGGACTTCAGGAAGAGGGTGGCCGACCGCATCGGCGCAGAGGCTTCGTTCTTCATGTTCTGGGATTCCGACAATGATCTGGTGCTGATACATAACTATGAAGAAGCCTCCGCCGGTGCGGCGGAGATGGCGTTCATGCTGGAGGAGATTAACGGCTTATGCACCGGCGGTGAGAAGCTGCGGTCGGCAGTGGGCTCGCCTGTGTACGGGGTGGACGCCGCTCCCGCAAGCTATGAGCAGGCGAAGCAGGCACAGGAGTTCCTGGAGATTCACCCGGAGCGCAGCAGTATCTATTATGAGCAGCTGAGGGACCGGAAAGAGGATCTGGGGTCGGTCCTGCCCGCAGACTGGAGCGATTACGCTAAGCTCATTATGTCCAAGAATGTGGCGGGGCTGTCGGAGCAGCTGGAGCTATATTTTGCAGCCCCAAGTATGGACGGGTTAACACCAGCGATGCTGGAGGAGATCTCGCTGGAATGGATTCTGTTCTTCCGGGTACTGATCAAGGATATCCGCAGTGAGACGGAGCGGGAGTGTATTGCCGAGGGCTTGACGGCGATCCGCCGGGCGAATTCGCTGCCTGCTCTGTCTGCTGCGCTCCGCCAGACCTCGGCAGGCATCATCGGGCTGCTGGACCGGGAGCTGAAGAGTCCGGTGGTGAACCAGGTGCTGAATTATATCGCGAAATCGTACAGTGAGGATCTGTCGCTGAAGAAGCTGGGCTTCATGTTCAACATTCATCCGGTGTATCTGGGACAGCTGTTTCACAAGACGACCGGCGAATCGTTTGCCGAGTATATGAACCGCTACCGGATCGATAAGGCCAAGGAGCAGCTCCGCTCAACGAATCTGAAGGTGCATGAAATCGCAAGGAATGTGGGATACTGGGAAATGGGATATTTCTACAAGCAATTTAAGAAATATGTAGGCATCTCGCCGACGGAATTCAAGGGGCTGCTGTGA
- a CDS encoding carbohydrate ABC transporter permease produces the protein MSANAAKSRDFHRLSPVLNTIFNCIAGGFAILCIFPFLFVVLISFTDEGALARDGYRLIPAKWSLEAYKYVFSSGDTLLRSYGVTIAVTVIGTIVSLLIISLYAYAISRKSFKYRNFFAFFSFFTMLFNGGLVPTYIVVTQMLGLKDSIWALVLPLAVNAFYIMILRTFYITSVPDALIESAKIDGAGEFRTFLGIVLPLSLPGLATIGLFSTLGYWNDWFNALLYIDNPNLVPLQSMLMRIETSMQFILQNSQNSSLSLEALRSMPQDTSRMAMVVLATGPIIFAYPFFQRYFIQGLTVGAVKE, from the coding sequence ATGTCTGCTAACGCTGCGAAATCGCGCGATTTCCATCGGCTGTCGCCGGTGCTCAATACCATCTTCAACTGTATCGCCGGAGGCTTTGCCATCCTGTGTATCTTCCCGTTCCTGTTCGTTGTCCTCATCTCGTTCACGGACGAAGGGGCGCTGGCGCGGGACGGATATCGGTTAATCCCGGCCAAATGGAGTCTGGAAGCCTACAAATATGTATTTAGCTCAGGGGACACGCTGCTCCGTTCCTACGGGGTGACGATTGCTGTAACCGTCATCGGTACGATTGTCAGCCTGCTTATTATTTCACTTTATGCCTATGCCATTTCACGTAAAAGCTTCAAATACCGCAATTTCTTCGCGTTTTTTTCCTTTTTCACCATGCTGTTTAACGGCGGGCTGGTTCCGACCTATATTGTGGTAACACAGATGCTGGGCCTGAAGGACAGCATTTGGGCGCTGGTGCTGCCGCTGGCGGTGAATGCTTTTTACATTATGATTCTGCGTACCTTTTATATTACCAGTGTGCCGGATGCGCTGATCGAATCGGCCAAAATCGACGGCGCCGGAGAGTTCCGCACCTTCCTCGGCATTGTGCTGCCGCTGTCCTTGCCGGGTCTCGCTACGATTGGTCTGTTCAGCACCCTGGGGTACTGGAATGACTGGTTCAACGCGCTGCTCTATATTGACAATCCGAATCTGGTGCCGCTGCAGTCGATGCTGATGCGGATCGAGACCAGTATGCAGTTCATTCTGCAGAATTCCCAGAACAGCTCGCTGAGTCTGGAGGCGCTCCGCTCCATGCCGCAGGATACCTCGCGTATGGCGATGGTGGTGCTGGCAACCGGTCCGATTATCTTCGCGTATCCGTTCTTCCAGCGTTACTTCATTCAGGGTCTTACTGTGGGTGCGGTTAAGGAGTAG
- a CDS encoding ABC transporter substrate-binding protein, with protein MSKKKKHFSLLLTTLLTVSLALTACGGNSKNNAGGEAASGGNKASEATEKPVELIWYTIGPPQKDMDKVLTEVNKYTLEKINATLDIKMLDFGDYTQKMQVMAASGEPMDILFTSSWAFDYVQNARKGAFLQIDDLLKNQGKGIVDTIDPAFLEGSKVDGHNYAIPANKELPAQEVFRFNKELLDKYKLDMTSVKTMADLEPLLKTIKENEPGVTPYAMVKDFMPIMPFDYVIEKMPMAVYLDTKDYKVVNILETPEIKEALKTVRKFYQAGYISPEVATTSSVDDLYKAGKWFTDRASTQPMADNLWSASYGYPVVSTPASQPYIYNWSVMGSMQAISANSAYPEKAMEFLNLLNTDPKLRNMIDSGIEGVHYEKISDNMIKNLPDAKNYDMPTFSLGNIMINYLNEGDPENKWEEFKKFNDAGINAPLLGFNFDTSKVTNEIAAVQNVKEEFWAPLMTGSVDSEEYLTKANEKLKAAGLDKIIAEAQSQIDAWKAANNK; from the coding sequence ATGAGTAAGAAAAAGAAACACTTCTCCTTGTTGTTGACAACGCTTTTAACCGTTTCACTGGCGCTAACGGCGTGCGGGGGAAACAGTAAGAACAATGCAGGCGGAGAAGCAGCTTCAGGCGGCAACAAAGCCTCGGAGGCTACCGAAAAGCCAGTAGAACTGATCTGGTACACAATCGGGCCGCCGCAGAAAGATATGGACAAGGTGCTCACAGAAGTCAATAAATACACACTAGAGAAAATCAACGCAACACTGGATATCAAAATGCTCGACTTCGGGGACTATACGCAAAAAATGCAGGTTATGGCGGCTTCCGGTGAGCCGATGGATATCCTGTTCACCTCCTCCTGGGCCTTCGATTATGTGCAGAATGCACGTAAGGGTGCCTTCCTGCAGATCGATGATCTGCTGAAGAATCAGGGCAAGGGCATTGTGGATACAATTGATCCGGCCTTCCTGGAAGGCTCCAAGGTAGACGGCCACAACTATGCGATTCCTGCGAACAAAGAGCTTCCGGCTCAAGAGGTCTTCCGCTTCAACAAAGAGCTGCTCGACAAATACAAGCTGGATATGACCAGCGTGAAGACGATGGCGGATCTGGAGCCGCTGCTCAAAACCATCAAGGAAAACGAGCCTGGAGTCACTCCTTACGCAATGGTCAAGGACTTCATGCCGATTATGCCTTTTGACTATGTGATTGAGAAGATGCCGATGGCTGTCTATCTGGACACCAAGGACTACAAAGTGGTCAACATCCTGGAAACTCCAGAGATCAAGGAAGCGCTTAAGACCGTCCGCAAATTCTATCAGGCAGGTTACATCTCCCCTGAAGTTGCGACTACCTCATCGGTAGATGACTTGTACAAAGCCGGCAAATGGTTCACTGACCGTGCATCCACCCAGCCGATGGCCGACAATCTGTGGTCCGCAAGCTACGGGTATCCAGTCGTGTCCACACCAGCCAGTCAGCCTTATATCTACAACTGGTCCGTAATGGGCTCCATGCAGGCGATTTCTGCTAACTCCGCGTATCCTGAGAAAGCGATGGAATTCCTGAACCTGCTTAACACGGATCCTAAGCTGCGCAACATGATTGACTCCGGGATCGAAGGCGTGCATTACGAGAAGATCAGCGACAACATGATCAAGAACCTCCCGGATGCGAAGAACTACGATATGCCTACCTTCTCCCTGGGTAACATCATGATCAACTATCTGAATGAAGGCGACCCTGAGAACAAATGGGAAGAATTCAAGAAATTTAATGATGCCGGTATCAACGCACCGCTGCTCGGCTTCAACTTCGATACCTCCAAGGTAACGAATGAAATCGCTGCTGTTCAGAACGTGAAGGAAGAATTCTGGGCACCGCTGATGACCGGATCTGTAGATTCGGAAGAGTACCTGACCAAGGCTAACGAGAAATTGAAGGCTGCCGGTCTGGATAAAATCATTGCCGAAGCTCAATCACAGATCGACGCCTGGAAAGCAGCGAATAATAAGTAG
- a CDS encoding alpha-mannosidase yields MERINRFIRECSQQQWLEYRVLDDWQVFSTIYRQPGHYDEAQPYSGSESFGLFPSVQGTTYYFRTTLDIPADWTDADTGLIFHSGGEGLLRVNGASQQGIDRNHTYASLNPETGGRHPEIEIELYDPIPEPDDPLNKQAVIQPPVRSITAALVRVNLPVQSLMYTVTVIRDSMLLLPEQDFRRIRMLEALHQAMDAYVNLGTDVSQAGKGIEAIEQELAAKVKAIGGNSEGFIHMIGQSHIDIAWLWPTRETVRKTSRTFSTVHALMEEYPEYRYAQSQPQLFAYLKDNDPELYAKVKARIQEGRWELVGGMWVEPDLNIPSGESLMRQMLYGQRFYQEEFGQQSEIEWLPDTFGYCASLPQILKHGKVRYFMTTKLGWNDTNLFPYDLFHWVGIDGTALLSYMNHGVNENTLPKDIHEHWQSYRQKAVHSEQMLLYGHGDGGGGVTREMLEYLSRSELMVGQPASSYSTAADFFAGIEQAAPELPVWQGDLYLELHRGTYTTHARNKRNNRKAEILYREAELWQTLAGHGLTPQRREEVGEALHEGWKMILLNQFHDIIPGSSIPEVYETSDKEYKNIFVLGESSLKSVMEAAVSDIDTRGEGQPYVILNGLGWTRDMVAELEVAAGLKLTAPAVYDGNGTQLPAELTTAGKQTVLRVRVPEVPAFGYATVWLREEKQGADASDAGNNSISAAAAAAFENRWETGYYRLQFNGLGEIISLYDKEAGREIVKSGEALNRLHFFHDRPILWDAWDIDSRYEEQPAGAAVLLEKRLLSTGPVCDVLFFRWSLGQSEIQQELILYHTDKRIDFKTQVQWHEAHKLLKVGFPIDVVTSKATYEIPFGALERTTHRNTSWEQAQYEVCGHRYADVSEHDYGVSLLNDCKYGYDTQGSTIRLSLLRAPRWPDHSADQGEHEFTYSLYPHTGDWRSAHTQRKAAELNHASYAVGCEASAGQHPSTGSFLPYEGKQVVLDTVKLAEDGRGSILRLYESAGGRETVRISWPLPHAGIYLSNALEEETELLPDEDGVLTLDFHPFEIKTIKIIHAE; encoded by the coding sequence ATCGAACGCATAAACCGGTTCATTCGGGAATGTTCACAGCAGCAGTGGCTGGAATACCGGGTGCTTGATGACTGGCAGGTCTTCTCCACCATCTACCGGCAGCCGGGCCACTATGACGAAGCACAGCCTTATTCGGGCAGCGAATCGTTCGGGTTGTTTCCGAGCGTGCAAGGCACCACCTATTACTTCCGCACCACCCTGGATATCCCGGCGGACTGGACCGACGCGGACACCGGGCTGATCTTCCACTCCGGCGGCGAAGGGCTGCTGCGTGTGAACGGAGCCTCGCAGCAGGGGATTGACCGCAATCATACTTATGCTTCTCTAAACCCGGAGACGGGCGGCAGACACCCGGAGATTGAGATTGAGCTGTATGATCCGATCCCTGAGCCGGATGATCCGCTGAATAAGCAGGCGGTCATTCAGCCGCCGGTCCGGTCCATCACCGCAGCGCTGGTCAGAGTGAATCTGCCTGTACAGTCGCTGATGTACACAGTGACCGTCATCCGGGATTCGATGCTGCTGTTGCCGGAGCAGGATTTCCGGCGTATCCGCATGCTGGAGGCGCTGCATCAGGCGATGGATGCTTATGTGAATTTGGGGACTGACGTTTCGCAGGCTGGCAAGGGGATAGAGGCGATTGAGCAGGAGCTGGCGGCAAAAGTGAAGGCCATCGGCGGCAACAGCGAGGGCTTCATTCATATGATCGGGCAGTCGCATATCGACATTGCCTGGTTATGGCCTACCCGGGAGACGGTGCGCAAGACCAGCCGGACCTTCTCGACGGTACATGCTCTGATGGAGGAGTACCCGGAATACCGCTATGCCCAGAGCCAGCCGCAGCTGTTCGCTTATCTGAAGGACAATGATCCTGAGCTGTACGCGAAGGTGAAGGCACGGATTCAGGAAGGCCGGTGGGAGCTGGTCGGCGGCATGTGGGTAGAGCCCGATCTGAATATTCCGAGCGGGGAATCGCTGATGCGGCAGATGCTGTACGGACAGCGCTTCTACCAGGAGGAGTTCGGCCAGCAATCCGAGATTGAATGGCTGCCGGACACCTTCGGCTACTGTGCCTCTCTGCCGCAGATCCTGAAGCACGGCAAGGTCCGTTACTTCATGACCACGAAGCTTGGATGGAATGACACGAACCTGTTCCCGTATGATCTGTTCCACTGGGTCGGAATCGACGGGACAGCGCTATTATCCTATATGAACCATGGCGTGAATGAGAATACGCTGCCGAAGGATATCCATGAGCACTGGCAATCCTACCGCCAAAAAGCCGTTCACAGCGAACAAATGCTGCTCTACGGACACGGGGACGGCGGCGGCGGCGTGACGCGGGAGATGCTGGAATACCTGTCGCGTTCAGAGCTTATGGTAGGTCAACCTGCCTCTAGCTACAGCACGGCGGCAGATTTCTTCGCAGGCATCGAGCAGGCTGCACCTGAGCTGCCGGTCTGGCAGGGCGATCTATACCTTGAGCTGCACCGGGGGACCTATACGACCCATGCACGGAACAAGCGCAATAACCGCAAGGCCGAGATTCTGTACCGGGAAGCTGAGCTATGGCAGACGCTGGCTGGACACGGGCTGACACCGCAGCGGAGGGAAGAGGTAGGGGAAGCCCTGCATGAAGGCTGGAAGATGATTCTACTGAACCAGTTCCATGATATTATCCCCGGCTCGTCGATTCCTGAGGTCTATGAGACTTCGGACAAGGAATACAAGAATATCTTCGTCCTTGGGGAGAGCAGCCTGAAGTCCGTGATGGAGGCCGCTGTATCGGATATTGATACCCGTGGAGAGGGGCAGCCTTATGTCATCCTGAACGGACTGGGCTGGACCCGGGATATGGTAGCCGAGCTTGAGGTTGCCGCCGGATTGAAGCTCACTGCTCCGGCCGTCTATGACGGAAACGGAACACAGCTTCCGGCAGAGCTGACTACAGCAGGAAAGCAAACAGTGCTTCGTGTACGGGTGCCGGAGGTTCCGGCATTCGGGTATGCAACCGTGTGGCTGCGGGAAGAGAAGCAGGGGGCGGATGCATCGGATGCAGGCAACAACTCCATCTCTGCGGCAGCCGCAGCTGCATTCGAGAATCGCTGGGAGACCGGCTATTACCGGCTCCAGTTCAACGGGCTGGGCGAGATCATCAGCCTGTACGATAAGGAAGCCGGGCGCGAGATTGTGAAGTCCGGGGAAGCGCTGAACCGGCTGCATTTCTTCCATGACCGTCCGATTCTCTGGGATGCCTGGGATATCGACAGCCGTTATGAGGAGCAACCTGCCGGAGCGGCGGTCCTGCTGGAGAAGCGGCTGCTGTCCACAGGTCCTGTCTGCGATGTATTGTTCTTCCGCTGGAGTCTAGGCCAATCGGAAATCCAGCAGGAGCTGATCCTGTACCACACCGACAAGCGGATCGACTTCAAGACACAGGTCCAGTGGCACGAAGCCCACAAGCTGCTGAAGGTTGGCTTCCCGATTGATGTAGTGACCAGCAAGGCGACGTATGAGATTCCGTTCGGCGCACTGGAGCGGACCACGCACCGCAACACCAGCTGGGAGCAGGCACAGTACGAGGTCTGCGGGCACCGGTATGCCGATGTGTCGGAGCATGATTATGGCGTCAGCCTGCTGAACGACTGTAAATACGGCTATGACACGCAGGGCAGCACCATCCGTCTGTCCCTGCTGCGCGCACCGCGCTGGCCGGATCATTCGGCCGATCAGGGAGAGCATGAATTCACCTATTCGCTCTACCCGCATACCGGAGACTGGCGTTCAGCCCATACCCAGCGCAAGGCCGCTGAGCTGAATCACGCATCCTACGCGGTAGGCTGCGAGGCAAGTGCAGGGCAGCATCCGTCGACCGGCTCCTTCCTTCCTTATGAAGGGAAGCAAGTGGTGCTCGATACCGTCAAGCTGGCGGAAGACGGACGCGGCAGCATCCTGCGGCTGTATGAATCCGCCGGTGGACGCGAGACCGTGCGGATCAGCTGGCCGCTGCCGCACGCTGGTATCTATCTGTCCAATGCGCTAGAGGAAGAGACCGAGCTGCTGCCGGATGAAGACGGCGTACTGACGCTAGACTTCCATCCGTTTGAGATAAAGACGATTAAGATTATTCATGCTGAATAG
- a CDS encoding glycoside hydrolase family 3 N-terminal domain-containing protein, with amino-acid sequence MLYRDRTQPVKERTEHLLGLMTPEEKVGQLVQLFGWQTYNHTDGTIELTEDFKRQIREGGVGALYGTLRADPWTGVTLESGLDARAGAEAVNSIQRYALEHSRLGIPLLIGEECSHGHMAIGATVFPVPLLIGSTWNVDLYREMSRAVARETRAQGGAVTYSPVLDVVRDPRWGRTEECFGEDPYLIGEYAVASVEGLQGDRLDSASSVGATLKHFVAYGSSEGGRNAGPAHIGKRELLEVDMYPFRKAVEAGAVSIMPAYNEIDGVPCTTNQELLEDILRGEWGFGGMVITDCGAIDMLASGHDTADSGEDAAVQALSAGIDMEMSGVMFGGYLLAALRSGRLDEKLVDQAAARVLELKLRLGLFEQPYADPDVAEQVIGSAEHAGLARSVAAEGIVLLKNNGVLPLSKDKGRVAVIGPNADIGYNQLGDYTSPQPRDRVVTVLAGIRAKLAGQPERVGYAPGCRIKDSSTEGFELARKVASEADIIVLALGGSSARDFGEGSIDLRTGASKVTENALSDMDCGEGIDRMSLHLSGVQLELMKELKALGKPVVVVYINGRPIAEPWIDEQADAILEAWYPGQEGGHAIADILFGDVNPSGRLTLSLPEDVGQLPVYYLGKRSRGVRYLEGNSQPRYPFGFGLSYTEFSYSGLQVEPAVIGTDGTAEVTVEVENTGSRSGAEVVQLYISDLVSKVTRPAKELKGFRKIILEPGEKQKVSFTLNAEHLSYIGTDYKLVVEPGSFRIGVGRNVNDTLDTDLAVMED; translated from the coding sequence ATGTTATATAGAGACCGTACACAGCCCGTCAAGGAGCGGACAGAGCATCTGCTCGGGTTGATGACGCCGGAAGAGAAGGTCGGCCAGCTGGTGCAGCTGTTCGGATGGCAGACCTATAATCATACAGATGGAACAATAGAACTGACCGAAGATTTCAAGCGCCAGATCCGCGAAGGCGGCGTCGGCGCATTATACGGAACCCTGCGGGCCGATCCCTGGACAGGAGTTACGCTGGAGAGCGGGCTGGATGCACGGGCCGGAGCAGAGGCTGTGAATTCGATTCAGCGTTATGCGCTGGAGCATTCGAGACTTGGTATTCCTCTCCTGATCGGTGAGGAATGCTCGCATGGACACATGGCCATCGGGGCCACGGTATTCCCGGTTCCGCTGCTGATCGGCAGCACCTGGAATGTGGACCTCTACCGGGAGATGTCCCGGGCAGTAGCGCGTGAGACCCGGGCGCAGGGCGGAGCCGTGACCTATTCCCCTGTGCTGGATGTGGTACGTGATCCGCGCTGGGGCCGGACCGAGGAATGCTTCGGGGAAGACCCGTATCTCATCGGCGAATATGCCGTAGCTTCTGTAGAAGGACTACAGGGCGACCGGCTGGACAGCGCGTCCAGTGTGGGCGCAACCCTCAAGCACTTCGTAGCCTATGGCAGCTCAGAGGGCGGCCGGAATGCCGGTCCGGCGCATATCGGCAAGCGCGAGCTGCTGGAAGTCGATATGTACCCGTTCCGCAAAGCGGTGGAAGCGGGAGCGGTCTCCATTATGCCAGCCTATAACGAGATTGACGGCGTGCCTTGCACCACCAATCAGGAGCTGCTGGAGGATATTCTGCGCGGCGAGTGGGGCTTTGGCGGCATGGTCATTACCGATTGCGGTGCGATCGATATGCTGGCCTCGGGCCATGATACGGCAGACAGCGGGGAGGATGCAGCGGTGCAGGCGCTCTCCGCCGGGATTGATATGGAGATGTCCGGCGTTATGTTCGGCGGATATCTGCTTGCGGCGCTGCGCTCCGGGCGGCTCGATGAGAAGCTGGTGGATCAGGCGGCGGCGCGTGTGCTGGAGCTGAAGTTGCGGCTGGGCCTGTTTGAACAGCCGTATGCCGATCCCGATGTGGCAGAGCAGGTAATCGGCAGTGCAGAGCACGCCGGGCTGGCGCGCAGCGTGGCGGCAGAGGGAATTGTGCTGCTGAAGAATAACGGGGTGCTTCCGCTGTCTAAGGACAAGGGGAGGGTTGCGGTTATCGGGCCGAACGCGGATATCGGCTACAATCAGCTTGGCGATTACACCTCTCCGCAGCCGCGTGACCGTGTGGTTACAGTGTTGGCCGGAATACGCGCCAAGCTTGCCGGGCAGCCGGAGCGCGTAGGTTATGCGCCGGGCTGCCGGATCAAGGACAGCTCTACCGAGGGCTTCGAGCTGGCGCGTAAGGTAGCAAGCGAAGCGGATATCATTGTGCTCGCCCTGGGCGGGTCGAGCGCCCGTGACTTCGGTGAAGGCAGCATCGATCTGCGGACCGGAGCCTCGAAGGTCACGGAGAATGCGCTTAGCGATATGGACTGCGGTGAAGGCATCGACCGCATGTCGCTTCATCTGTCCGGTGTTCAGCTGGAGCTGATGAAGGAGCTGAAGGCACTCGGTAAGCCGGTAGTCGTCGTGTATATCAACGGGCGTCCCATTGCTGAACCTTGGATCGATGAGCAGGCAGATGCCATTCTCGAAGCCTGGTATCCAGGGCAGGAAGGCGGCCACGCCATTGCAGATATTCTGTTCGGCGATGTCAATCCGTCCGGCAGGCTGACTCTCTCCCTCCCTGAGGATGTAGGACAACTGCCAGTGTATTACTTAGGCAAACGTTCCCGGGGAGTACGCTATCTGGAAGGGAATTCGCAGCCGCGTTATCCGTTTGGCTTCGGACTCAGCTACACCGAATTCAGCTATAGCGGACTACAGGTCGAGCCTGCGGTGATCGGGACTGACGGAACGGCTGAGGTTACAGTGGAAGTGGAGAATACAGGCTCCCGCAGCGGTGCGGAGGTCGTGCAGCTATATATTTCCGATCTGGTCAGCAAGGTGACTAGACCGGCCAAGGAACTCAAGGGCTTCCGCAAAATCATACTGGAGCCGGGAGAGAAGCAGAAGGTGAGCTTCACACTGAATGCAGAGCATCTGAGCTATATCGGGACGGACTACAAGCTGGTGGTCGAGCCGGGAAGCTTCCGCATCGGTGTCGGCAGGAATGTGAACGATACGCTGGATACTGATCTTGCGGTCATGGAGGACTAA
- a CDS encoding ABC transporter permease subunit codes for MGKIGKSAKDILRNKVLLFMVLPGTLWFLFFSYLPMVGTVIAFKQYRFSRDGFWASIINSKWVGWDNFKFLFSTNDAYLITRNTLLYNIAFIGLGLILSVLLAVVLSEIANKKLAKFYQTGMFLPYFLSWVVVGYFAFSFLSSERGLLNSMFGSNISWYSESKYWPFIIIFVFLWKAVGYNSVVYLAAIMGIDKSLYEAAMIDGASKLQQIRSITLPMLKPIIIIMTLLAIGKIFYADFGLFYQVPRDSGTLYSVTNVIDTYVYRGLKTTGEIGMSTAAGLYQSVVGFVLVLTSNYIVRKFDKDSALF; via the coding sequence ATGGGGAAAATAGGAAAGTCCGCCAAGGATATATTGAGAAATAAAGTGCTGCTGTTTATGGTTCTGCCGGGCACACTGTGGTTTTTATTCTTCTCTTACCTGCCGATGGTGGGTACGGTCATTGCGTTTAAGCAGTACCGGTTCAGCCGGGATGGCTTCTGGGCCAGCATCATCAACAGCAAGTGGGTCGGCTGGGATAATTTCAAGTTTCTGTTCAGCACTAATGATGCCTATCTGATCACACGTAATACTCTTTTATATAACATAGCCTTCATCGGCCTGGGCCTGATTCTGTCAGTGCTGTTGGCGGTGGTGCTGTCCGAGATTGCCAATAAGAAACTGGCCAAATTCTATCAGACAGGCATGTTCCTGCCGTATTTTCTGTCGTGGGTAGTTGTGGGATACTTTGCGTTCAGCTTCCTGAGCTCGGAGCGTGGCCTGCTTAACTCCATGTTCGGCAGTAATATCTCCTGGTACTCGGAATCGAAATACTGGCCGTTCATTATTATATTCGTATTCCTATGGAAGGCCGTCGGCTATAACAGCGTGGTCTATCTAGCCGCGATTATGGGTATCGACAAGTCCCTCTACGAAGCGGCGATGATCGACGGGGCCAGCAAGCTCCAGCAGATCCGCAGTATCACGCTGCCGATGCTGAAGCCGATCATTATCATCATGACGCTGCTTGCGATCGGGAAGATTTTCTATGCGGACTTCGGGCTGTTCTATCAGGTGCCGAGAGATTCGGGGACGCTCTACAGCGTGACCAACGTTATCGATACGTATGTATACCGTGGACTCAAGACTACCGGCGAGATCGGAATGAGTACGGCTGCGGGCTTGTATCAATCAGTGGTCGGGTTCGTGCTGGTTCTAACCTCCAATTACATCGTGCGCAAATTCGATAAGGACAGTGCATTATTCTAG